In the Flavobacterium sp. J372 genome, one interval contains:
- a CDS encoding F0F1 ATP synthase subunit epsilon, with the protein MLLEIVSPEGHLFRGGVTSVTVPGVDGEFQMLNNHANIVSVLAAGTVKIGVPDFKTNGEFTSPKFNKSEKDQKFLLPIKSGTLEMKDNRIIILVD; encoded by the coding sequence ATGTTATTAGAAATAGTATCACCGGAAGGACATTTATTCAGGGGCGGCGTTACATCGGTAACCGTTCCCGGCGTAGATGGTGAATTCCAGATGTTGAACAACCACGCCAATATTGTTTCGGTACTGGCGGCGGGCACTGTAAAAATTGGTGTTCCTGATTTTAAGACCAACGGAGAGTTCACCTCGCCTAAATTCAACAAATCAGAGAAAGATCAGAAATTCCTTTTGCCAATCAAATCGGGCACGCTCGAAATGAAAGA